The genomic stretch TGGACTTAATTTTTTCTTATATTTTATTTATTTACATTTGTTTGCGCAGAGTGACTACAGGTTTGAACAACGGCTAATCAAGGTAATGTTCAGATTAAATCAAACTTGTACTGCATAAAGTTTAAACAGAAGAACCCTTAAAGCCAGATGAATAAGAAGCATTTTTGATGGTTACAAAATTTAATACAGCAGTTTTGAGTGAATAATGCGGGACTGAACGATTTTGTAATTACTGCAAGCACTTATTTTATATATTGAAATTAGAATAAAGCAGGGTGTAAATGCGTATGTTTATCATTTTAATTTTATAAAAATCATTAACTTACAAAAATCAAGCTTTTGCAAAAATCATCAAACATCTTCATAATGGCCGCAATTAATATGGAGTTTGAGCAATGCGTGGTAATCCAGAAGTCGTAGCCTATTTAAACATGTTGATCGGTGGAGAGCTGGCAGCCCGTGATCAATACTTAATTCACTCACGTATGTACGAAGATTGGGGCTTAAGTAAAATTTATGAACGCCTTGATCACGAAATGCAAGAAGAAGCACAACATGCCGATGCGCTGATTCGCCGTGTTTTGTTTTTAGAAGGCACGCCAAATATGCAGCGTGAAGATGTTGATGTTGGAACAGATGTTGTTTCTTGCTTAAAAGCGGATTTGAAACTTGAATATCATGTGCGTGAAAAATTAGCACAAGGTGTGAAGTTATGCGAAGACAAAGGTGACTATGTGACGCGTGATATGTTGCGTCAACAAATGTCAGACACCGAAGAAGACCATACTTATTGGTTAGAAAAACAAATTGGTTTGATCGAATTAATGGGTCTCCAAAACTATATTCAAGCGCAAATGTAAGCCTGCATCACTGTATTTCACAGCCAAAATTAAGCAGCACAAAAAAACGGTCTTCCTATAAGACCGTTTTTTTGTGTTTGTATCGCTTAAACGCTGATCATTTTATCCTCGAAGTTATTGAAAACCAAAGTTATTTGATGCCCAAAGCATCACGCATAATAAAGAATAAATCAGTTTGGTCGAGTAGACCTGAAATATTCGCGGCACGTGGGCCATAGGCTGCAATACGGACTTGGGCTCCGGTATGTTCTTGGGTCGACAATGGATGTGCCGTAGCGTAATTGAGGGTCATCACGGCATTGTCTTTGGTGATTAAAGACAGGGTTTGGCCCGGACTACTGGCATTGTTGGGGATAATTTGACTGGTATGGGCATGATCACCAGTCACAATAATCAGCGTATCTGGATTGTGTTTGGCAAATTCAAGTGCCACTTGCATGGCTTGATCAAGCGCGACCGTTTCACCAATCTGACCACAAGGAATGGCGAGATGATTTTGTCGATCAATCGAGCCACTTTCTACTTGAAGAAAAAAGCCTTGCTTGTTGGCTTTTAGCAAGTCGATGGCCTTACTGGTCATCTGCTTAAGGGTTGGAATGGAGGTTGGGCGGTGTGGGTTACTGGTATTACATTTTTGTGCAGGTTGTTTATTGCCATTGATGGAGGCCATTGGGCCTGCCCAACTTACGGGAAGGTGATGGTTTGCAAATAAGCCGAGCAGCGGTTTTTCTTGATTTGCCTCGGTTATTGCCTGCATTTGGTTTAGATCACTCACAATTTGATATTTTTGTTCTTTTGCTTGGTCTAATAGGGTTTTTCCTTGATATTTACCACCCAGTACACGCTCACTGAAGATTTGAGCCCCGCCACCAAAGGTGACATCGGCACGGGTATTGAGTAATTGTTCGGTAATCGAACCTAAGCCATTGCCATTTGGGTTGTCTAATGAATTTTTCGGGCATTTACGTTGGGTATCGACAGGACCATAGCAACTACGATGGCTAATATGCGAGATCATCGCGGCAGGTGTAGCATCATAGACTGTTGTGGTGGTGACGTTACCCGTTGCAAAACCAGCAGTTTTCGCCAACATCAGCAGCGATTTCTGTACGTTGCCATTTAGATCAATACCCAGTGCGTTGTTATAGGTTTTCACCCCAGATGCCCACGCCGTGGCAGATGCAGCAGAATCAGTGACATAATTAATGGCTTTGGTCTTTTCATCTACGGAATAGGTGGTATAAGCGCCAGTAAATGGCAATACATCTAAGCCTTTGAAGTAGCCACTGGCACCTTCGGCATAGTTACGGGCCGCGGTGATTTCAGAATCACTGGTACCATCTCCAATAAATAAGATCACATTCTTTACTTTTCGATTACTAAGCGAGGCGCGGAGTGCTTCAGTGCGTTCTGCTTTTAAACGGGTTGCACCTTGAAAGGCTGTTACATTGCCTGTTGCATCTGGTTGTAGTAAATCACCATTGCTGATTTGAGCATTTGGCGGTGTTGAAGATTTTAATTTAGGTGCTGTTTGCTTCTTGTCATCATCACCGCAAGCGCTGATGAAACCAATGATTAAGGGTAATATAAGTAATTTAAATTTCATCTCTAAGCTCTACTTGTTATTGGTTTTTTATTGATGTAGGGCGT from Acinetobacter pullicarnis encodes the following:
- the phoA gene encoding alkaline phosphatase, whose product is MKFKLLILPLIIGFISACGDDDKKQTAPKLKSSTPPNAQISNGDLLQPDATGNVTAFQGATRLKAERTEALRASLSNRKVKNVILFIGDGTSDSEITAARNYAEGASGYFKGLDVLPFTGAYTTYSVDEKTKAINYVTDSAASATAWASGVKTYNNALGIDLNGNVQKSLLMLAKTAGFATGNVTTTTVYDATPAAMISHISHRSCYGPVDTQRKCPKNSLDNPNGNGLGSITEQLLNTRADVTFGGGAQIFSERVLGGKYQGKTLLDQAKEQKYQIVSDLNQMQAITEANQEKPLLGLFANHHLPVSWAGPMASINGNKQPAQKCNTSNPHRPTSIPTLKQMTSKAIDLLKANKQGFFLQVESGSIDRQNHLAIPCGQIGETVALDQAMQVALEFAKHNPDTLIIVTGDHAHTSQIIPNNASSPGQTLSLITKDNAVMTLNYATAHPLSTQEHTGAQVRIAAYGPRAANISGLLDQTDLFFIMRDALGIK
- the ftn gene encoding heteropolymeric bacterioferritin subunit Ftn; protein product: MRGNPEVVAYLNMLIGGELAARDQYLIHSRMYEDWGLSKIYERLDHEMQEEAQHADALIRRVLFLEGTPNMQREDVDVGTDVVSCLKADLKLEYHVREKLAQGVKLCEDKGDYVTRDMLRQQMSDTEEDHTYWLEKQIGLIELMGLQNYIQAQM